The DNA window CATCTTGCATAAATGTTCTCTAAACTTCGCAGCTTTACTGGTGTATTGCTTGGTGTTGACCCTTGACTGGTACTGCCAGTGTTGCTTCCAGAGACATGTTCATCATCAGAGATTAATTGAGTgagatttggagagttaatGCTTTGAGTTTCATGAGAGGATTCTTCTGTTTCAGTTATCCCAGAATTTTCATTTCCAAAGGTGAGAGGCATGTAAACTGTTTCAACTTGCTTGCTTTCCCAATTCCAGGATTTGTTCTCATCGAATACAACACTTCTTGAGAGTATAATCTTCTCAGTTTGAAGATTATAGATCATGTAGCATTTCTCATAGCTGCCATACCCCATAAAGATTCCCTtgcttgctttgtcatcaaattTATGTCTAAGATTTGATGGAATGTGACTGTAACAGATGCTTCCAAACACTCTCAGGTGTTTTACACCTGGTTTTCTTCATGTGAAGGCTTCAAATGAAGTCTTGCCCTTCACTGAGGTTGTAAGACATCTCTTCTGCCAGTATACTGCAGTTCCAACAGCTTCAGCCCAAAAAACCACATGGATGTTCTTCTCAGCCATCATTAATCTTGCCATTTCACCAATGGTTCTATTTCTTCTCTCAGCAACTCCATTTTGCTGAGAGGAGTAAACAATTGTTAATTGCCTATCTATTCCAGTGTTAGAATAGAAATCTAAGAATTCATGAGAGGTATATTCACCTCCTCTGTCACTTCTCAGCTTCTTAAGCTTGAAACCACTTTGTAGCTCCACAAAggctttaaattttttaaacacATTGAACACATCAGATTTGTTTATGAGGAAATACACCTAACGCATTCTTAAgaaatcatcaatgaatgtgATGAAGTACCTGTTGCTACCAATGGATTCATTCTGCATTGGTCCACAGACATCAGTATGCACCAATTCTAGTGGATGACTTGTTCTCCACACTTTTCCTTTATCAAATGGTTCTCTATGCATCTTCCCAGAAACACAACTCTCACAGATTTCCTTCATCTCCGATAGTTCAGGCAAACTAAGCACCATTTCTTCTCTCTGCATCCTTTTCAGATTGCTAAAGTTCAAATGACCAAGCCTTTTATGCCAGATCCATAACTCTTATCCAATTGAGGCTCTTCGAGCTACTGGATTTATAGATTCTAAAGGCAATGGAAAACATCTATTCCCTGCTATAACCACATTGGCTACCACATTCTCTAGGTTGCTGTCATCAAAGATCACAGCCATGTTACCACCAAACAGAACATAATAGCCGTGTTCCATCATTTGACCAACACTCAACAGATTTTCATCTAGTCTTGGAACCAACAGAACTTCATTGATGTATCTCTTCCCATGTTTTGTATTCACTACCAGTGTTCCCTTGCCTATTGCTTGAACCAAATCACCCGTCCCTATTTTAACTTTACAAGTAACTGATCTGTCAAGATTCAACAGTAGAGACTCTTGGGAGGTCATGTGGTTGCTGCAAGCACTATCCACAAACCACACAGATTTATCCTGAACTATTGACGCTGAGTGACAAGCATAAAACATTGTACCAGTGGTCACACCTTCCTCATTTGCACATTTAGCAACCTATTTGTCATTGTCACAATCCTTTGTAGTGTGTCCAAATCTGCCACACTTACCACATTTTGGTTTTCCCTTATACGTACAAATGCCAAAATGATATTTATCACAAGTTTGACATTGTGGTTTCACAGCACCTTGACTACTACTTCCTTGTCTGCTTTGGAAAGTGTTTCGATTTCCCTAATTTCCACCATTTTGGTTGTTCCAACTAGAGTTACCATTACCATTCCAGTTGCTACTTTGTGACTAGTTCTTCCCTTTCTTGTTCTGTTGCCATTTATGGTTCTGTTTACTCTGTGCACTTTTATAATTTCCACTAGTACTGCCATGAATACTACCTCCAATTTTTGGGCTACTAAATACCCTCTCAGTACCAGTAATCTTGTCCCCTTCATCATGTAAGTCTTCGTTTTTATCATATACTTTGACAGATGCAATAACTTCTTAAACTCTAATAGCATCCAGATCTCGAGTTTCCTCAATAATATATACAATGGACTTATACCTCATACTTAGACTCATCAATAATTTCTGCACAATTCTTTGTTCAGACACATCTTCACCAAGAAGCTTCAGATTATTCACAATTCCAAAAAACCTACCCAAATAGTCATCTAGGTTTTCACTATCTGTCATTTTCATATACTCAAAATCAGCTCTAACTGCTTGAAGTTTTACAGCCCTTACCTTTTTATCTCCTCTGAACTCTCTTCTCAGAATGTCCCATGCCCCTTTTGCAGTCTTCTCATTTCTGATGCGAGGGAAGAGCTCATCTGATATAGCTCCTTGTATAAGACTCAACGCCTTGGCGTTTTTTATTCTATCTTCTCTGGAGATGGTGGGTGCTTCCACTGGAACTTGCTCGGCCTCACTTCCTTCCTCTCTAGAGACTTTTTCCTCTTCGGGAATTTGCTGCGATTGCACTCCGAGTTCTACCACATCCCATATGTCATGTGCTATGAAGATAGTCTCCATTTTGACAGCCCAAAAATCGTAATTTGCACCATTGAACTATGGAGTTTGTAGATCTCCACCGGAAGAACTCGATCCTACCATTTCTTAGTGAGTATGAGTGAACCACTCAATAAAGGAACcacctttacccttatgggaaATTTTCAGGCAGAACCTTCTCATAGTTTACGCCCCCTTTTTGAAATCAGAcctagtgctctgataccatgtttgaAATGGTACCAGGCATGTTGTTTAGGTTGATAATGTTTGATAAAGCTTGAAACTTTCAATAATGGTTTCAAGAGATTTCTATgatttcgagagagagagagagagagagagtgtgtgtgtgtgtgtgtgtgtgtgtgtgtgtgtgtgtgtgtgtgtaaatgtctgtgtatatttcatataaagaataaaaaagaattacaaggaCTATATTCCCCAC is part of the Malus domestica chromosome 12, GDT2T_hap1 genome and encodes:
- the LOC139190096 gene encoding uncharacterized protein → METIFIAHDIWDVVELGVQSQQIPEEEKVSREEGSEAEQVPVEAPTISREDRIKNAKALSLIQGAISDELFPRIRNEKTAKGAWDILRREFRGDKKVRAVKLQAVRADFEYMKMTDSENLDDYLGRFFGIVNNLKLLGEDVSEQRIVQKLLMSLIYDKNEDLHDEGDKITGTERVAKCANEEGVTTGTMFYACHSASIVQDKSVWFVDSACSNHMTSQESLLLNLDRSVTCKVKIGTGDLVQAIGKGTLVVNTKHGKRYINEVLLVPRLDENLLSVGQMMEHGYYVLFGGNMAVIFDDSNLENVVANVVIAGNRCFPLPLESINPVARRASIG